Proteins from a single region of Pyrus communis chromosome 6, drPyrComm1.1, whole genome shotgun sequence:
- the LOC137738069 gene encoding 10 kDa chaperonin, mitochondrial-like → MARRLIPTLNRVLIEKIIPPSKTTAGILLPESSTKLNSGKVVAVGPGAKDKAGNLIPVAVKEGDTVLLPEYGGTEVKLGDKEFHLYRDEDILGTLHD, encoded by the exons ATGGCGAGGCGTTTGATCCCAACTCTCAACCGCGTCCTGATCGAGAAAATCATCCCGCCCTCCAAAACCACCGCCGGCATTCTCCTCCCCGAGTCCTCCACCAAG CTAAACTCAGGGAAGGTGGTTGCTGTGGGACCAGGAGCCAAGGACAAGGCCGGGAATCTGATTCCGGTGGCCGTGAAAGAAGGTGATACCGTTCTCTTGCCCGAGTATGGAGGCACCGAAGTGAAGCTTGGTGACAAAGA GTTCCATTTATACAGGGACGAGGACATCTTGGGCACTCTCCACGATTGA